The following are encoded together in the Labrus mixtus chromosome 2, fLabMix1.1, whole genome shotgun sequence genome:
- the atf7ip gene encoding activating transcription factor 7-interacting protein 1 isoform X2: protein MEVVVAEEKKKIFRARKTMKISDRQQLESLHSTLITATPGLSETSSPPLMNGMHKEDGPKAGDKEQNNVSDSNSPRTASPSSPTLSSPAPFLSLNLSPSPASSQSPPAKDAPTTPTSPFHSLNFELKKMEQDGDDGDEKKGSSSSSSKESVPTASTESKENQDKDNEVIKEKEKVTSTDNPAVDLAKDSDKGLDSSVSEPPPSNDCTEPMDTDSDTTKAKDSETSKAKIKNVRLLSWPSSKNSTTSDSSPPCPSSSHPASSSQVELKQEKDIKNEKINVEEVKKGDKEKGSTSEEKMEVKVETKKKKTETTKPSRPSSTPPSNTVQEEKGSTSGLKRTLSEGDENDGQAVKREGKRPKVVREELEAQLELKITANDAGHHKLEQIVQQLVDERLRVLEMTIFDKHFEELKTRVDKIDCATKHQTAINTLQAKIARLAKKFGEANQASENKRKNEALAAAAAANAANAAKTITVSTNPQAQRPLRAPMEVKQAQTVPSSSTTASSVQPVPTAASVQTPTSTAMVTQAPILQLITSTSNAASSLAAGITTQSPTGTLLLKTASGSSMMTTGQPLLIQLPLSMANGQAGTLVNIPVSSLTAASSLTKAKTTSTATFILKPASAITTAAVSAPTVATVPALQAGQMSSTQISLARAVYQGGAGGIMTPNAGVSVTTARTSSQSVSVAGAMSSASSPATSGPAATGSTAPGPPQGTSLTSKTEALVKIEEMNEGESDGGEMSDVDWSEVEERSDSDPEPPRPKKNKTFVPTAPSVGVSPPVPGTCEEGKDGTIWETIQPGGQSGRRQSQNVLTESAGPTAHAMRNIEDALSALLCLLDMQMLQHIRDCTVAEARRIDADSSWDLSVAELKAFIALLYVRGAFNKNIELESFWSEEWGLAFFRTTMPRNRFRQIMRYLCFDKKDDRHARLCSDKFALMSEVWGGFVSNSIACYKPGACITVDEQLFPTKARCRFTQYMANKSDKFGIKFWLAADVETRYFLNGFPYLGKDETRPAHQRLGESVVMKLVEPYVGKGRNVTTDKFFTSLTLAKNLQQKNTSLVGTVNKARRELPPSVQEQRGELFTTKVLKYKRATLTVYQEKPRKSVALLSTMHPTVSIGSDRKRKPETVTFYNATKVGVHVLDRMARRYTVKGRTRRWPVVVFYNLLDMAAINAHVLFKACTSTTIARRAFILELAKQLREEHLCVKASLTSVPMEPQHPQEPKRRQCQINTDCKKNKTGVSCKGCKRPVCGKCTVRVEHFCPWCVC from the exons ATGGAAGTTGTTGTggcagaggaaaagaagaagattttcCGTGCCAGGAAAACTATGAAAATTAGTGATCGTCAGCAACTGGAGAGCCTTCACAGTACTTTGATAACAGCGACTCCGGGTTTGTCGGAAACCTCTTCGCCGCCTCTGATGAACGGCATGCACAAAGAGGATGGACCAAAGGCGGGAGACAAGGAGCAAAACAATGTGTCTGACTCAAACTCACCCCGAACTGCATCGCCTTCCTCTCCGACACTGAGCTCGCCTGCTCCTTTCTTGTCCCTGAACCTGTCCCCTTCCCCTGCCTCTTCTCAAAGTCCACCAGCAAAGGATGCTCCTACTACTCCCACATCACCATTCCACTCTCTGAACTTTGAACTGAAAAAGATGGAGCAGGATGGGGACGACGGGGACGAGAAGAAAggctcttcatcctcctcatcaaaGGAGTCTGTTCCAACAGCATCAACAGAATCCAAGGAAAATCAGGATAAAGACAATGAGGTGATCAAGGAAAAG GAGAAAGTCACTTCAACAGATAACCCAGCTGTGGATTTGGCGAAGGATTCTGATAAAGGTTTGGATTCTAGTGTATCTGAGCCACCTCCATCAAATGACTGTACAGAACCAATGGATACAGACAGTGACACTACAAAGGCCAAGGACTCTGAGACTTCcaaagccaaaataaaaaatgtccgTCTTTTATCTTGGCCTTCCTCCAAAAACTCTACCACTTCTGattcctctcctccttgtcCTTCTTCGTCTCACCCAGCTTCCTCTTCTCAAGTGGAACTGAAACAAGAGAAGGATATCAAAAATGAGAAGATAAAtgtagaagaggtcaaaaaaggGGACAAGGAGAAAGGCTCAACAAGTGAAGAAAAGATGGAGGTGAAAGTAgagaccaaaaagaaaaaaacagaaaccacaAAGCCATCTCGGCCTTCATCCACTCCACCCTCTAATACAG TGCAAGAGGAGAAAGGATCCACCTCTGGACTGAAGCGCACATTATCAGAGGGAGACGAAAATGATGGACAAGCTGTaaaaagagaggggaagaggCCCAAGGTGGTGCGTGAGGAGCTGGAGGCACAACTGGAACTTAAAATCACTGCAAATGATGCGGGTCACCATAAACTAGAACAG ATTGTGCAGCAGTTGGTGGATGAACGGTTGAGAGTCCTGGAAATGACTATTTTCGACAAACATTTCGAAGAGCTGAAGACCAGAGTAGACAAAATTGACTGTGCCACTAAACACCAAACTGCGATTAACACACTCCAG GCCAAGATTGCGCGACTGGCAAAGAAATTTGGAGAGGCCAATCAGGCGTCGgagaacaaaaggaaaaatgag GCGCtggctgctgccgctgctgctaatgctgccAACGCTGCCAAAACTATAACGGTTTCAACCAACCCTCAAGCTCAACG GCCTCTCCGGGCGCCCATGGAGGTAAAGCAGGCTCAAACCGTTCCTTCGTCCAGCACCACTG CCTCTTCAGTTCAACCAGTCCCCACTGCAGCTTCAGTCCAAACACCCACCTCCACTGCTATGGTTACGCAGGCCCCCATCCTGCAGCTGATCACCTCCACCTCTAATGCTGCCTCCAGCTTGGCCGCTGGCATCACCACTCAGAGTCCCACGGGCACCCTGCTGCTGAAGACGGCCTCTGGGAGCAGCATGATGACCACTGGCCAGCCACTCCTCATCCAACTGCCTTTATCAATGGCTAATGGCCAGGCAGGAACTCTGGTCAACATTCCCGTCTCCTCTTTAACTGCAGCTAGCTCCCTCACCAAGGCCAAGACCACTTCCACCGCCACTTTTATACTCAAGCCTGCTTCAGCCATCACCACAGCAGCAGTTTCTGCTCCAACAGTTGCAACTGTCCCAGCACTCCAGGCTGGTCAGATGTCATCCACTCAGATCTCTCTCGCCCGTGCCGTATATCAGGGAGGGGCCGGAGGGATAATGACACCTAACGCAGGGGTATCCGTGACAACAGCCAGGACATCGTCTCAATCTGTCTCTGTAGCAGGAGCAATGTCTTCAGCCTCTTCACCTGCAACCTCTGGGCCGGCAGCAACGGGGTCGACGGCTCCTGGACCACCACAAGGGACATCTCTGACGTCAAAGACAG AAGCTCTGGTGAAGATTGAGGAGATGAACGAGGGGGAGTCTGATGGCGGAGAAATGTCCGATGTGGACTGGAGTGAAGTGGAGGAGCGTTCCGACTCGGACCCTGAACCCCCacgccccaaaaaaaacaagacgttTGTGCCAACTGCCCCATCGGTTGGCGTGTCCCCTCCAG tcccGGGCACATGTGAAGAGGGTAAAGATGGGACAATCTGGGAAACCATCCAGCCTGGAGGACAATCGGGGAGGCGACAGTCCCAAAATGTCCTCACAGAATCCGCGGGCCCCACAGCTCATGCTATGCGCAATATTGAGGACGCTCTGAGCGCCTTATTGTGCTTACTGGACATGCAAATGCTGCAGCACATACGGGACTGCACTGTGGCTGAGGCGCGCCGTATTGATGCAGACAGCTCATGGGATCTCTCCGTTGCCGAGCTGAAGGCCTTCATTGCCCTGCTTTACGTGAGAGGAGCGTTCAACAAGAACATCGAGTTGGAGAGCTTTTGGTCCGAGGAATGGGGACTGGCTTTCTTCAGGACCACGATGCCGAGGAACCGCTTTAGGCAGATAATGCGCTACCTGTGCTTTGACAAAAAGGATGACAGGCATGCCCGTCTGTGCAGTGACAAATTTGCCCTGATGTCTGAGGTGTGGGGTGGATTTGTCAGCAACAGCATTGCCTGCTACAAACCTGGGGCGTGTATTACTGTGGATGAGCAGCTGTTCCCCACCAAAGCACGGTGCCGCTTTACTCAGTACATGGCCAATAAGTCAGACAAATTCGGCATAAAGTTCTGGTTAGCTGCAGATGTTGAGACCAGATACTTTTTGAACGGCTTCCCATACCTGGGCAAAGATGAAACGAGACCGGCTCATCAACGTCTGGGAGAGAGTGTGGTGATGAAGCTGGTGGAGCCATACGTGGGAAAGGGAAGGAATGTCACCACAGACAAGTTTTTCACGTCCCTCACCCTGGCCAAAAacctgcagcagaaaaacaccAGCCTGGTCGGTACAGTCAACAAGGCCAGACGGGAGCTGCCGCCTTCAGTCcaggagcagagaggggaaCTGTTTACCACGAAGGTGCTCAAGTATAAGCGGGCCACCCTCACGGTTTACCAGGAGAAACCAAGAAAGAGTGTCGCACTCCTTAGCACCATGCACCCAACTGTCTCCATTGGGAGTGATAGGAAGAGAAAGCCAGAGACTGTCACTTTCTACAATGCCACAAAG GTCGGGGTTCATGTGCTGGACCGGATGGCTCGTCGGTACACCGTAAAAGGTCGAACTCGAAGGTGGCCTGTCGTTGTGTTCTATAACCTTCTGGACATGGCTGCGATAAACGCTCATGTCCTGTTCAAGGCATGCACCTCGACCACCATCGCCAGAAGAGCGTTCATTCTTGAGCTGGCAAAGCAACTGAGAGAGGAACACCTATGTGTCAAGGCCAGTCTGACGTCGGTGCCCATGGAgccacagcatccacaagagCCGAAAAGGAGGCAGTGTCAGATCAACACGGACTGCAAGAAGAATAAGACCGGTGTCTCCTGCAAGGGGTGCAAGCGCCCTGTGTgtgggaagtgcaccgtaaGGGTTGAGCACTTTTGCccctggtgtgtgtgttag